The Christiangramia flava JLT2011 genome has a segment encoding these proteins:
- a CDS encoding DUF4391 domain-containing protein: MDIFDLPERMRVGRVIPKNAFDSYTNSKQKQLFTDLIKRITWEYKISEATSNLTGKELKEIQIFYVELKEQKEIKEVLDIVDNAIPYPIIFLINWKNEYYYSTSTKHAHPTNNNISVIDWNFKTDWLNENEFSQVSINLNRSLDHVYKEFCLQLSEEKNTPNSSLEDIVEHQEKLNSLRNSIEQLDKKIRRSKQFNEKVELNQELNKKKRELENLRVKPQN; encoded by the coding sequence ATGGATATTTTCGATTTACCAGAAAGAATGAGAGTTGGGAGAGTTATTCCAAAAAATGCTTTTGATTCTTACACTAATTCAAAACAAAAGCAACTTTTTACCGACCTGATAAAAAGAATAACCTGGGAATATAAAATTTCAGAAGCGACCTCTAATCTTACAGGTAAGGAATTAAAGGAAATTCAAATATTTTATGTCGAACTAAAGGAACAGAAGGAGATTAAAGAGGTTTTGGATATTGTAGATAATGCCATCCCTTACCCCATCATATTCCTGATCAACTGGAAAAATGAATATTACTATTCTACTTCAACTAAGCATGCTCATCCTACTAATAATAACATCAGTGTTATTGATTGGAATTTTAAGACTGATTGGTTAAATGAAAATGAATTTTCTCAGGTCTCTATTAATCTTAACCGTAGTTTAGATCATGTTTATAAAGAATTCTGTCTACAGTTATCTGAGGAGAAAAATACTCCAAACTCTTCTTTGGAAGATATTGTGGAACATCAGGAGAAGCTTAATTCGCTCAGGAATAGCATTGAACAACTAGATAAAAAAATTAGGAGGTCTAAACAGTTCAATGAAAAAGTGGAGCTTAATCAGGAGTTGAATAAGAAAAAAAGAGAGTTGGAAAATTTAAGAGTAAAACCGCAGAATTAA
- a CDS encoding M24 family metallopeptidase yields MNSNRKYGIGGSTAQAELEKLRRPLRQPEEIPSSEFHKRIDRACSLMKKNGIDALYLNAGTNLYYFTGTSWHPSERLVGAVIFSDGSLFYPVPEFEIGTFSEYIDQKGEILSWQEHESPVDKIVELFADNATLAVDDSTPFNIVNRFQNAGKLKILNAENLIRSIRMIKSPAEIEQLQYAMDLTMQVQRAAARILQPGITTLEVVEFINAAHKKLGIASGSYFCIVLFGKDTSFPHGVKNPKPLEEGDIVLVDTGCRFNGYLSDITRTYCYGKPTQKETDIWNIEKKAQFAAFHACQIGGSCGNIDEEVRNTLIKNGLGPGYELPGLPHRTGHGIGLEIHEHPYILGGNETLLQPGMTFSIEPMLVIPDKFGIRLEDHVYMTEDGPKWFSEPALSIENPFGTAI; encoded by the coding sequence ATGAACAGCAACAGAAAATATGGGATAGGAGGGAGTACCGCACAGGCTGAACTGGAGAAGTTACGAAGGCCTTTGAGGCAGCCTGAAGAAATACCTTCCTCTGAATTTCACAAAAGAATAGACAGAGCCTGCTCATTGATGAAAAAGAATGGAATTGATGCATTATATCTAAATGCAGGCACAAATCTTTATTATTTCACAGGTACCAGCTGGCATCCTTCTGAAAGGTTGGTCGGCGCTGTAATCTTTAGCGATGGTTCCCTTTTCTACCCGGTTCCGGAATTTGAAATTGGCACTTTCAGCGAATATATCGATCAAAAAGGAGAAATACTCTCCTGGCAGGAACATGAATCCCCGGTAGACAAAATCGTAGAATTATTTGCTGATAATGCAACGCTGGCGGTAGATGATTCTACTCCTTTCAATATTGTAAACAGGTTTCAGAATGCCGGGAAATTGAAGATATTGAATGCAGAGAATCTAATCAGAAGTATCAGAATGATCAAAAGCCCGGCTGAGATCGAACAGCTGCAATATGCAATGGATCTGACCATGCAGGTACAACGGGCCGCGGCACGAATTCTACAACCTGGAATTACGACGTTGGAGGTGGTAGAATTTATAAATGCAGCGCACAAAAAGCTCGGCATAGCCTCTGGATCTTATTTCTGTATTGTATTATTTGGAAAAGATACCAGTTTTCCTCACGGAGTTAAAAACCCTAAACCCCTGGAAGAGGGCGATATAGTTCTGGTTGATACAGGTTGCAGGTTTAACGGTTATTTGTCAGATATCACCAGGACGTATTGCTATGGAAAGCCCACCCAGAAAGAAACCGATATCTGGAACATTGAAAAAAAGGCACAGTTTGCTGCGTTTCATGCCTGCCAGATAGGTGGGTCCTGCGGAAATATAGATGAGGAAGTAAGAAATACCTTGATTAAGAATGGTTTGGGTCCTGGATATGAATTACCCGGCCTGCCACATCGTACGGGTCACGGAATTGGTTTGGAAATTCATGAGCATCCTTACATCCTGGGAGGAAATGAAACCCTGCTTCAGCCAGGCATGACTTTTAGCATTGAACCCATGCTCGTAATTCCAGATAAGTTCGGAATTAGATTGGAAGATCATGTATACATGACGGAAGATGGTCCAAAATGGTTCAGTGAACCGGCTTTAAGCATTGAAAATCCTTTTGGAACAGCTATTTGA
- a CDS encoding NAD(P)/FAD-dependent oxidoreductase, whose product MGKNCVVIGGGIIGLCTAYYLLKEGHKVTVLEKGNMAGGASYVNAGYITPSHFIPLSSPGIITKGLKWMLNNQSPFYVKPRLERNFLNWAWAFKKSATSFKVQQAIPVLKDINLFSRALYEEMQESGDFSFSYARKGLLMCYKTEHGEREEHEVAEIAKKEGMGIRHYSTAELAKEFPKANYNVTGAFYYDTDAHMTPDDFMQQLREFLERAGVDIHQNCEVKGFEENGEMIQKVTTSNGSFEVEELILAAGTWTPFLAKKLNISVSIEAGKGYSFDIKRPTGIEIPSILTEAKVAVAPMDGFTRFAGTMELGGINNQVNPNRVNAIALAAENYFDQLQISSEERNSARSGLRPCSPDGLPYIGRPKKWKNLIINSGHAMMGWSLGPASGKLVSQIIDKKSTSLDMASFNPDRKF is encoded by the coding sequence ATGGGGAAGAATTGCGTAGTCATAGGAGGCGGGATCATTGGTTTGTGTACAGCCTATTATTTGTTAAAGGAAGGCCATAAGGTTACCGTGCTGGAAAAGGGAAATATGGCCGGTGGAGCATCGTACGTGAATGCCGGTTACATTACTCCCAGTCATTTCATACCCCTGAGTTCTCCCGGAATAATTACGAAAGGTTTAAAATGGATGTTGAATAATCAGAGTCCGTTTTATGTAAAACCGAGATTAGAACGAAATTTCCTGAATTGGGCCTGGGCTTTTAAGAAATCAGCTACTTCATTCAAAGTCCAGCAGGCCATTCCCGTTTTGAAGGATATCAATTTGTTCAGTAGAGCCTTATACGAAGAAATGCAGGAATCTGGAGATTTCTCTTTCAGCTATGCCCGAAAAGGCTTGTTGATGTGTTATAAAACCGAGCATGGTGAAAGGGAGGAGCATGAGGTTGCCGAGATCGCCAAGAAGGAAGGTATGGGAATCAGGCATTACAGTACTGCCGAGCTTGCCAAAGAATTTCCGAAGGCCAATTACAACGTAACTGGTGCATTTTATTATGATACCGATGCTCATATGACGCCAGATGATTTTATGCAGCAGCTAAGAGAGTTCCTGGAAAGAGCCGGTGTGGACATACATCAAAACTGCGAGGTAAAAGGTTTTGAAGAGAATGGAGAGATGATCCAAAAAGTAACTACCAGTAATGGTAGTTTTGAAGTGGAAGAATTGATCCTCGCAGCGGGAACATGGACTCCTTTTTTGGCAAAAAAACTGAATATTTCAGTTTCTATCGAAGCCGGGAAAGGTTATAGTTTTGATATTAAAAGACCAACAGGCATCGAAATTCCTTCAATTTTAACCGAAGCGAAGGTGGCCGTGGCGCCTATGGACGGTTTTACAAGATTTGCCGGAACCATGGAATTAGGAGGAATCAATAATCAGGTAAACCCAAATAGAGTGAATGCCATTGCCTTGGCTGCTGAAAATTATTTTGATCAGCTTCAAATTTCTTCAGAAGAACGGAATTCCGCAAGGTCCGGTTTAAGACCCTGTTCTCCAGACGGACTTCCTTATATAGGCAGGCCAAAAAAATGGAAAAATCTAATCATTAATTCGGGACATGCGATGATGGGTTGGAGTTTGGGACCTGCCTCCGGGAAACTCGTGAGTCAAATTATAGATAAAAAATCAACCAGCTTAGATATGGCATCTTTTAACCCTGATAGAAAATTTTGA
- a CDS encoding 4-hydroxyproline epimerase, which produces MIKQTFECIDAHTCGNPVRVIKTGAPLLKGADMSEKRQHFLKEYDWIRKGLMFEPRGHDMMSGSFIYPPHNPENDFAILFIETSGCLPMCGHGTIGTITIAIEEGLIHPKVPGKIKMEAPAGLVEIEYQQTGNKVDWVKLTNVKSYLAARGLTIDCPDLGELQFDVAYGGNFYAIVDPQKNYKGLEHFTASEIIGLSQYLRQQINEKYPDHFIHPENPTIRDVSHMLWTGRTIDPNSTGRNAVFYGDKAIDRSPCGTGTSARMAQLYTKGLLQPGENFIHESFIGSKFIGKIEKETSIEHYPAIIPSIQGWARVFGHNTITIDEEDPYAFGFQVI; this is translated from the coding sequence ATGATCAAACAAACCTTCGAATGTATAGATGCTCATACCTGTGGGAATCCGGTAAGGGTCATAAAGACCGGCGCACCTTTACTTAAGGGCGCTGATATGAGTGAAAAGAGACAGCACTTTTTAAAGGAATACGATTGGATTAGGAAGGGGCTGATGTTCGAGCCGAGGGGCCATGATATGATGAGCGGTAGTTTCATTTATCCACCACATAACCCGGAGAACGATTTTGCCATTTTATTCATTGAAACCAGTGGTTGTTTGCCTATGTGCGGGCATGGAACTATAGGCACCATCACTATCGCGATTGAAGAAGGCCTGATTCACCCAAAAGTCCCCGGGAAGATCAAGATGGAAGCTCCGGCCGGTCTGGTGGAGATCGAATATCAGCAAACTGGAAACAAAGTAGATTGGGTGAAGCTAACAAATGTAAAGAGCTACCTCGCTGCCAGAGGACTAACAATTGACTGTCCCGATCTGGGAGAACTTCAATTCGATGTGGCCTATGGTGGGAACTTTTATGCAATTGTAGATCCTCAAAAAAATTATAAAGGGCTGGAGCATTTTACGGCTTCGGAAATTATAGGGCTCAGTCAGTATTTAAGGCAGCAGATCAATGAGAAATATCCCGATCATTTTATCCATCCCGAGAACCCAACGATCCGCGATGTGAGCCATATGTTATGGACGGGCAGAACCATCGACCCCAATTCTACGGGAAGAAATGCCGTATTTTATGGCGATAAGGCAATAGACCGTTCTCCTTGCGGTACGGGGACTTCAGCCAGAATGGCCCAGTTATACACTAAAGGTCTCTTACAACCAGGAGAAAATTTTATTCACGAAAGTTTTATAGGATCTAAATTCATCGGGAAGATCGAAAAAGAAACCAGCATTGAACACTATCCTGCGATCATTCCCAGCATTCAGGGTTGGGCTCGCGTCTTTGGGCATAACACCATCACGATTGATGAAGAAGACCCGTATGCATTCGGATTTCAGGTAATATGA
- a CDS encoding aldehyde dehydrogenase (NADP(+)), whose protein sequence is MLTGKNYVAGELTADETSVFESVNPKNNEKEAKFYNASEKDVDAAVEKAAEAFPEYSALPASRRAEFLNAIAQEILELGEELIQTYCSESGLPEGRAQGERGRTVNQLKAFADYITTENWKDEYKDEPNPERQPLPKPGLLRTSVAIGPVAVFGASNFPLAFSTAGGDTASALAAGCPVVVKGHPAHPGTGELVASAIVKAAEKTGIPSGVFSNLNSSGIEVGELLVKHPKIKGVGFTGSLRGGRALYDLAAKREEPIPVFAEMGSVNPVIVTETAIEKRGEAIAKQIAGSYTLGAGQFCTNPGIILKMGDNTVFESHLKQFSEEIEAQCMLHSGIKKAFQEGKNQLLDEKGVQVLSGSDDTENNMAAGTIVKVSAENFIQNEKLQTEVFGPFTMIVTCSNFQELNSALEKLHGQLTASIIAEPEDFSSLKASVAILQHKAGRVIYNAMPTGVEVSPAMTHGGPYPASTDSRFTSVGIPAIKRWLRPVSFQDFPEELLP, encoded by the coding sequence ATGCTTACAGGAAAGAATTACGTAGCAGGAGAACTTACCGCTGATGAAACATCCGTTTTTGAATCGGTAAATCCTAAGAATAATGAGAAGGAAGCTAAATTCTATAACGCCTCGGAAAAGGATGTAGATGCTGCGGTAGAAAAGGCCGCTGAAGCTTTTCCGGAGTATTCTGCCTTACCTGCTTCCAGAAGAGCGGAATTTTTAAACGCAATAGCCCAGGAAATTCTGGAGCTTGGTGAGGAATTGATTCAAACCTATTGCTCGGAAAGCGGACTTCCAGAAGGGCGTGCCCAGGGAGAACGAGGGCGAACAGTTAATCAACTGAAAGCTTTCGCTGATTATATTACTACGGAAAATTGGAAAGACGAATATAAAGATGAGCCAAACCCAGAAAGGCAACCGCTGCCAAAACCGGGATTACTACGCACCAGCGTTGCAATTGGGCCGGTAGCGGTTTTTGGGGCTAGTAATTTTCCACTGGCATTTTCTACTGCGGGTGGCGATACGGCAAGCGCTCTTGCAGCAGGTTGTCCAGTGGTGGTGAAAGGACATCCGGCACATCCTGGAACGGGTGAATTAGTAGCCTCTGCGATTGTGAAAGCTGCTGAAAAGACGGGAATACCCAGTGGAGTATTTTCAAATTTGAACAGTTCGGGTATCGAAGTTGGAGAACTATTGGTCAAACATCCCAAAATAAAGGGAGTTGGTTTTACCGGAAGTCTTAGGGGAGGCCGTGCTCTTTACGATCTGGCAGCAAAACGAGAGGAGCCAATTCCTGTTTTTGCTGAGATGGGAAGCGTGAATCCTGTGATCGTGACAGAAACAGCTATCGAAAAAAGAGGAGAAGCCATAGCCAAACAAATCGCGGGCTCTTACACCCTTGGCGCAGGACAATTTTGCACGAATCCGGGAATCATTTTGAAGATGGGAGATAATACTGTATTTGAATCTCATTTAAAGCAATTCTCTGAAGAAATCGAAGCACAGTGCATGCTGCACTCTGGAATTAAAAAGGCTTTTCAGGAAGGAAAGAACCAATTGCTGGACGAAAAAGGCGTTCAGGTCCTTTCCGGTTCAGATGATACTGAAAACAATATGGCCGCGGGAACCATTGTAAAAGTATCTGCTGAAAATTTTATTCAGAATGAAAAATTGCAGACGGAAGTGTTTGGGCCCTTTACCATGATCGTCACCTGTAGCAATTTCCAGGAATTAAATTCAGCTTTGGAAAAACTGCATGGACAACTCACGGCAAGCATTATTGCGGAACCCGAAGATTTTTCTTCCTTGAAAGCTTCGGTGGCAATCTTACAGCATAAAGCAGGAAGAGTGATATACAACGCCATGCCAACTGGAGTAGAGGTTTCGCCGGCTATGACACATGGTGGACCGTACCCGGCTTCGACAGACAGTCGATTTACTTCCGTAGGAATACCTGCCATAAAAAGATGGTTAAGACCAGTAAGTTTTCAGGATTTTCCAGAAGAATTACTTCCATAA